In the genome of Mytilus edulis chromosome 14, xbMytEdul2.2, whole genome shotgun sequence, the window aacaaatcgtgttatgaaatttggaaaaagaggttaatgattgctgccgaaaaaaaagaatagtgcatgttgctaaAGATTCCGCCTGGGaacataggttcgacacaggttaaattttgcaatttttattaatcgtatATAGCTTTTAACGagttatttaaaagaatttggaaatggggaaaaaattccattacatgaacttcgtccaactcttgcaaagacaaattggagacaccaagacagtcctctaaatgtaaaatgcgaattgaaatttatgttacggaactactccgaaatagatcatttaaagtcgtcagCTAAttaaggtgcaatcaccaatattaaaagtcttaataccagttcacggaatgttttacttcgcgatttgtcctgctattcatgttataaatGTCGTAATGAAAGTAtttcctgtactagcgaagccggaacttttcgtcaatataaacttgtgcatgaaatggaggtaattgaaagacgaatccctaacagcgacgaaaaccgtttcatcgaattaatagaacccgggattatatttgccgttttcgcggacgatccagaagtagattactatattttaaaatgtatatatctaaagctgacttgggaaataattctcaagctaAGGTTCCAGTAATTGAAGGGTGTATTTCGACAGCATatgtgccagggaaaatacaattttattcaaatttaaccaagggtagAAATGTTCAATtcacttgcagagtgtcagatttatttgtattggggttgaattAAGATGTAGAaaatttacaatgacagatgatatcaCAGTggatgatatgcaccttgaaagttaaacatcctatgataaaaaaaaattattgaaaaccgtatacatgtaccattattccttcctacattacttgcgacactacggcatttttagttgaaataacttaaagggtaaacattattaaactcgaggtaatttttgataaaatgacatcacaaaacgaacagaaccagaatcaaccaacaatataaaaaaccgAATAAACTTGCAAAAAATAATCGAAGTCAAAATCCCTCTTCGACACCGCACTTTAAGTGTAACGTGTTGTAGGAAaatcgtgcccaacgtttgaaagtagaaatagagcaatcaatacttcaattcacccttattacaagatgccatgtagtttgcgcttattTAAAAGGAGATGGGATGCTTGACTTGCAAAATCAGTCCCCATAATAAGTTCAATACACCCTTATCTGACTGTAGAGTACTTTTAGTATCAATCCTGATGTTTAAATTTTTGGTCTagttaatttgtttttctaattcaTATTCTTATTGATTAGGAAtggaatctataaaatatataagtttctcactgaaggtattCAAAGAAGGTAACCTaggattttgcgacgatgcaaatattaaactttacaatataaatagaagtctttaaccaatgaattcaaatagcaaaagctatgcatttaacaaatatatacttcataaccttcatgtaaattatttaacaataaaatacattaaatatgaaatttggagttttaccaagggagttaataattaaataataacactgtctgccacacagcatttcgggactctccctctggtacaatgtatctttcctccctcttttataggtgactatgcgggggcttttctaattattgggggcataataatgacctatagttgttaatttctgtgttatttagtCTCTTGCCAATCATAATACatatgcttttatatatatagtgatgtcgttattacgacatagctatgtcgttaaaacgacatagcgatgtcgttctaacgacatgttatgtcgaaattaccacatagcgatgtcgtaataacgacatgttatgtcgaaataacgacatgctatgtcgtaattacgacataaattttttttttgaatggcccttatcggcttccgtagtacGGTAAGTAACTTCCAACTTGAGAAAGATGTTATGAATCGTCTCTTCAACTTTTCCTAAGTctaggtggccgagtggtctagagcgctagACACAGTGTAGGTGGTGTAGCATCGAGAATTATTCTTCAGCCACACGTGCCGGAATATATAAATAGGTATTAGACCgtcggttttcccgtttgaatggttttacactagtaatttttggagccctttatagcttgctgttcggtgtgagccaagtctccgtgttgaaggccgtacattgacctataatggtttacttttataaaatgctacttggatggagagttgtttcatttgcactcataccaaagatttctatatctatataaaaagataaaGCCTATGGTATCGCTCTATTCAATACACTTCTCCAATTAATTCATCCTGCATACCACacatttctatatctatataaaaagataaaGCCTATGGTATCGCTCTATTCAATACACTTCTCCAATTAATTCATTCTGCACATATATATGTCTTAATTGTAAAACGCCTTTGTGGACTCGTTGTAGCGTACTTGTCTCGTGTGCGGTTCTTTTCCCCTGTGTCaaatatttgctgcttctccgcTGTGCAAACTGCAATAAGCAGTAAGAAGAATTAAAGGCTAGAAACATTGGAGTCATGACTACGTGTCAGTGTATAGTGACATATCTCTTTGTGGattgtttgttaatttattaaaaagaaaaatgttcaaaatccAGTCCACTGGACGAAAAACTGCAACCCATCAACCATATACACCCGGACTTTTTATTGCTGTTTAGAAAAATATCTCTTATGAATTTGAAGAAAGATATATGTGTGCCTTCATTTCTGACTATATCATGTGTATGTTTGATACATGTACCTCACACCGAAATTTGAATAGCttatatatattatcaaattttgaagGTCATGTAATAATTTTAAGCTTATATAGATaaggtatatatatatctgtacttAATCTCTGTGATACCGTACAGTTCTGTATCGCTAGATCATGACTTACACAGGCATAGTTGGtttcttgtttgttttaaatgtgtACATAGTGGCTGGTAAGTTTTACAAAATATCATGTCCGTTTGTATGgttcaaaaatgatattttaaattattatatatttttttataccaaaaataaaagttaatacaTTTGTATACTGTAACTGTAATTTTCATGATGAAACATACATTCTATTCTGAGAATGTCCAAGCATGCCATAAAATAAGAATAGTTGATATTACACTTATAGTAAAAATATGAACCGGAAAGTCTAGTACgctcttttctatttttgattgattgattgttcaaTGTTTGGTTTACGCTACATGAGCGCAAAAACACTATATCGCGGCCACagacacttgtttctatccataagaaggtcgactatccatataaatagaagctTCTATGTTCGTATGGATataaacaagtgcctgtgatcgCGGCGATTCAATTTTTGAATCTCGTTAAGAATGTAAACacacttattttttattatatatatgtgttgtAAAATAAGTGTAAAAGCTATCTGTATTGTTTTCAGTGTCGGCGACAAATTCTACAAACTGTGTTGATGCCACGTTTATAAATTGCAATGATAGCCATGTCTGTCATGATGACAACTTGAAGACATATTGCCCTTTAACCTGTGGACTATGTAGTAAGTATTTACGACTGGGCAATCAAAATAAATAGGTCAGTAAGTTCAATATCCGTTGTATTTGAGTTGCTTACATTGACAGTTTGTTGACTTTGTTGCAACTTACATTGCCAGTTGCTGAAATTGAGGATGCATAAGAGGatgtattcatttttttacagCACTGGGTCAATACTTCTGCTAGTAGATTATCAGTCCGCGAGGGCAATACTATCATCAGCGCAATAGTCTAGTGTATTTCGGTACTGTCATGATtcataacaaacttttctaaaattgtttgtttatgaAGTTTGAAAATGTAAAGAAACaaagtttcaactccctcaggcaaattATCCCTTAGAttgatttggctatttttttttaagtcctTTTGTTCATAAAGCTTCTAAACTGTTTCGTTTCTTATTCATTctcggctttcaaatatttgtctAGCACGCCTGCTGAAGGTATATAAAAAAGCGCTCTGGACGCATACAATTATTACCGTGTTGGTTTTAGCttttttcctttttgaaaaatttgaacaAGTGGACTACGAAATagaataaagaaaatttaaaacagagagagagagagagagagagaaagagataTATGATCAAAAAGATTAAGAGAAAACTATGGCCATTAAGGGGGAGGGGATAACATATAAAGTAAAGAGAATAAAGGGGAAAATAGATACAGAGAAATATTAAAGAGATACATGTAAACCGTatacaaaattaaagaataaagacATGTAGAACACCCATCCAGACCCTCAGATATATTTTTATATCGTTTTAGAACCATGCAAGGACCAGGCTGTCTTCGCCTGCAGTAAGAATGTTTGTTCGTTTCCTTCATTGAAGAAGTTTTGTCCTGTGACCTGTTCATCTTGTGGAGAAGGAGTTTGTGagtatacatacatacatataatataccaaagttttatataaaataagttaaaatcaaaaggccctgaaaatgaaaaagaactaTCAAGTAACGACTATGCAAAGATTtcttacatatattcatttacaaaattgtttGCAGTAGTAGTGTTACAAAGACGAACCATTTATATACTGGCATGTTACAATACAACACTTAGATTTATAAATAAGTACTTCAAACGTGTGTTTTTTTGAATGATAAGCCGCATACAGCATAtcattaaatatgttaaatgtttaCGAGAATACTTTGGGCTAAAGAGCTAGACTAAGTGGACTGtatgcgatttttttttaaagattaaaaaatatgaTCAATATAAgttaattacaatttttttcaagatttgtggTATATTTACCAAAACTACATATAGACTTAATACATGTTAATCCAAAATTGCACTATTCAAAATCAATCTGCACAATTGTAAAACTAGTCTTGTCCctaacatttttaattttgttccCGCTTTAGAttgaattttgtaataaaattgtaaTAACAAATGTATGCATGCATAATGTTCTCAAAATATTGgcactattaaaaaataatgaaatcaaaTAGTTTGGCGTACAGAATTGTAAGCGTTTATTAAATCAGATCTTTGATGCTTTTTTATTTCGATAGGAACTAATACAGATTCATCTGTCGTACAATGACAAGATCTTTTTAAGAAGTTCTCAAGTTGCtttgatttatttgatttgaaTAGTTGTTTATTTGTTAATAAGCGTCAGCGTTTCCTTTTCAGTGGGATGCATGTACAAGAGTAAACACTATCAGCAAAGTGAACGCTGGGAAGATGGATGTGATTATAAGTGTACATGTTTGAACGCTGAACAGGGACTTTACCGTTGTACTGAAAGGTTGGTTGTGATTATAAGTGTACGTGTTTGAACGCTGAACTTTACCGTTGTACCGAAAGGTTGGTTTCACAAAATGtgtaaataacaaataacaaggTTAAATAAACCTAACACCAATAGGCATCAATTTAACgacttaaataaatcaaaaatacatCTATAAAGGTTAGAATACCTTAGGAATACCGTCTTGTACTAGTATTTGACAAAACATTCGGAATTGTAGGTCTGCAATGCTTTCCATCTTACTTTTTTTATCTGTTTGAatcgagcgtcaccgatgagtcttttgaagacgaaacgcgcttctggtgtGCAAATCTTAAttctggtgtctatgatgagtttatttttattcttccaaaaTAGACAGGTGTTCATGCATTacattatatcaaatataaaaaagaagatgtggtatgattgccaatgagacaactatccacaaaagaccaaaatgacacagacattagcaactataggtcaccgtacggccttcaacaatgagcaaagcccataccgcatagtcagctataaaaggcccagataagacaatgtaaaacaattcaaacgagaaaactaacggccttatttatgtaaaaaaatgaacgaaaaacaaatatgtaacaaagtcTAGTTCGTCCAGAGGATACACAAGGTGCATGTGAATAAATTATACAGACATAATCAAAGATCTGCCACCACACAAAATTCTCCAAGTAACAAACAAGCCCATTAGGGAGCAACCGTTTAACTGTTTTAAAAGtggtgttatgtttttttttgtcttaaacagaaataaaatttcGCAAAAAGagcaagcatttttttttaaattttcgacgctatcaataatataatatattttcctTCAAAGTTGAACACTTAAAGGTGTCAGGAAAAtgtggattcagaatattttttgtcatcTACTTGCATGACCACAATATATTTttccatcaaattggggatcaggatatattttaagtaaaataaatacTCCCCCCTCTTTTGATTGTTCCCGTAATATTCGACAAAAGATAAACATTGACGAGGTTCCTGATATTAAACACGCGCACAAAAACGCGGGGATAAAGATAGAGGTAAAAATTGCTTCTTTCTTCAGTGCTCTTCTATTTCGAACTTAATTTggactttttacatttttatcgagcgtcactgatgagtcttttgttgacatATTGACTCATGGTATCTACATGTATGGACACTATCAATTGAACCAGAAACAACTGGAGCCCCAAACATGACTTgggatgggtatcagagcaagtGTTATTCAATAATGTAGTTGATGATAGGGAAACTGCCTTTATCTAACAACGTTTACACGTTTAATTCATTCTTCATAATTTTTAAGAATTGTTCTTTGCCTTTCTTGAACACATAAGATCACCTAATTTcggcggggttcgtgttgcgcAGTCTTTTGATTTCCTAGTAGTGTTCTGTCCCTGTGTTCTGtagactattgtttgtctttccgcctttttgttttgtttatgtcatgctattgtctgtttttctttgacTTATGGTTATGTTTCCTTTGTATCTTTTGTTCTGagacttttttttatgttgaaaattaGTAATTTCATAATTTCTACACCTTACCGAATCCGTCCAAAACCGTTGCAGTTAAACGTAAgtttgtgtttttaaaatataacaggtGTGTACATTACCAGAATGTCCCTACAACGTGTAGACTTGTACAAGACCCAGATGACCAATGTTGTAAGGTACCAAAATGTGACGTCCAAGTTGTACATCAGAATACCACAGTACAAAAAACAGGTAAAAAGGAGGCCCCTCAAGGGGGTttcaagtaatcacataatcacaattGTTTGACAATATAATCACAcaataatgaattatttttataaacaagaTACTCAAATAGTCCAGCACACAATCCTAGATTAGTAAATAACCAtgttatcatgaaatatttgatctggtaatcaaataatcactataaaaacggtaaagtaatcacataatcaaaaaacACATAAGGAGGCTCATAATTATACGTATACTGTGACAATCCTATATTAGCTTTCCTCTTctctaaatttaataaaaaatgattttgttaataacaaattggtgttgtttttttattgatatgaTCATAATCATACCATATATGGATTATTGTTTGATAGCTTCATTTTATGTATGTTTCTCTTTtatcaaacaaattatttatataaacgataTATTCTTCATATAAAAAGATAGAAAGTAGGCATGAACTATTCCAAGTTTTGTACACAAAGTCTTGAAAATGTCAATCACATGATCTTGGCAATTTCAAAGTTGACACCcataaaaatgataattataaCAATATTGATGCATTTTATATTTCGTAAAAAGTTGAGTGTACTCGAAAGGTCGAACAatattctaaaattgagaattggAATTGGGAATATGCCAAAAAGACAATAACTCGACCAGAGAGCAATAACAGTCGGAGTCCACCAATGgctcttcaacacaacgagaaaatcccgtacCCGGAGGTGAGCTACAACTGAGAAGTAATCAGAAAAAATAAGTTCAAAAACTCTTTATTGCTCTGTTCTATATTCCCGTTTTTCTTTTCAAAGGTTGCTTATACAAGGGGCAACTTTATTCACAAGGTCAGAAATGGTCGGATGGATGTGTCTACGATTGTGAATGCGTAGATGGACCAACTGGACACTACAGATGTCGAGACAAGTAAGATGTTCTAACTTGTAGTTCTATATTACTAGTGCATGGTATCTATGTTTGTAAAATAGTTTCATCATTTGATATGTCTACACTATATAGTGTCCTTTGTGTTATTCCTGTCGTAGGGATTGACTGATCGATTGTTGGTTTTTAAACCCACATTTTGGCTCTATTTGCTGTTTTATGCTGGTCAGTTTATTTTGGTGAAGGAAGCCGGAGTGTTCGAAGAGAACAACAGAACTTCGGTAGGAAAACTGTCTGGCgtagtcaattaagattgcaGTCGAGCGCACCTGCCACATGCGGGATGCGAACTC includes:
- the LOC139502632 gene encoding CCN family member 3-like, whose amino-acid sequence is MTYTGIVGFLFVLNVYIVAVSATNSTNCVDATFINCNDSHVCHDDNLKTYCPLTCGLCKPCKDQAVFACSKNVCSFPSLKKFCPVTCSSCGEGVLGCMYKSKHYQQSERWEDGCDYKCTCLNAEQGLYRCTERCVHYQNVPTTCRLVQDPDDQCCKVPKCDVQVVHQNTTVQKTGCLYKGQLYSQGQKWSDGCVYDCECVDGPTGHYRCRDKCPTYTQVPQNCPLVQSADGCCYKPNC